Below is a genomic region from Botrytis cinerea B05.10 chromosome 2, complete sequence.
TTCCATCATAGATACAACAGATGACGATATGAacatgaatatgaagaagaaagaatagCTAGGAGGCAACTTGTATGTAGGCACGTAGGTATGCAGGTATGCAGGTATGTACCTCATTGAGAATTCGAAAAGTTAATTGAGACAGTATGTAAATATCAACTTAAACTGTCCTAAAATGGTTGGGtgtttttttgcttttgttctGTCCATGTATAATACTAATTGTTTCTCAACGATTGGATGTTTTTAAGACGTAGAACTCACATCAACAAgccccttcttctttctcaatcatcttccatctACCTCACGTTCGCATTCTCATTTGCGTTCCAATCAAAGCCCGTATCTTCCTCTTACCCCCATCAACACACATCCCACACTCCCACTCAATCCTACCACACCCGCAATATGTCCCCCTCCTCAAACAATTCCACCTCTAACGCCAAAAACGAAGCCCGATCCCAAGGTCACAAAGACGAGGATATCGAAGGCGACCACAATGATTGGAAATTCAGAGTCCCGTACAAAGTGCACGAAAATGATGAGGATTTTAAAGTGCTGTATGAGGGGGGTTGTCACTGTGGACGGGTGAAGTATCAGTTGAGTAGGGAGCGCCCTTTGAGTGCCAAGTTTTGTCATTGTACGACTTGTCAAGTTTTGCATGGTGAGTCTTTCcgggagagggggaggggaagaaggagataGGAAAGGGGAATGGATAAGAACGAGAGAGAAGATACTAATACGACGGATCCGTAGGAGCGCCATTCCAATGGGCTGCAATTTTCCATAAagaagatatcaatttcacACATGGACATCATGATCTAGGCTGGTACGTACATATATCTCCCGATTCCCTCCTCGACTGCTTTCTCCCCCTTCTTCCCTTGCTTGAAGCATCTCTATTATTTTCCTTGCCATTTTGTCCACCACTTAACACCCCGGCTAGGTACGAATCCGAAGAAAAAACTACCCGTCACAAGCTTCCCTGCAAAGTGAGCTGTGCATACTGTCGTACGCCCATCATGGACGAGGGCAGAAACATGATATTGCTGTTCCCGAGCTTGATTAAGTTTAAGAGtcaagaggagaaggagaaatttAATCCTACGTTAGTTCCCTTCCTTAATTATCTCTCCCTCTGTCTGAAAgttattgtttttcttttgtctgtgtgaagggggggggggatgaTATGAAGGATTTGCTAACTGATTTTGGTGATATAGATGTCATATGTTTTATTCAAGACGTCTAGTAGATATTCCTGATGGATTACCTAAATGGACGGGCTTAAACGATAAGAGTGACTTGATCGAAGATAGTCCTCCTGAAGCTAttcagaagaggaagagagagaaggaagaagaggaaaaggatgggaaaggagaaaatggccatgagaagaagaaagagagaaaggaataGATGGTCCGAGGGTTGAGAAATCTGTACTGGGTGGCAGATATAAAGTTGTAGTATTCCCATTCTGGTATTTGTTTTAGTAATCTTGTCATTTCAGGAACGATCGAGTATTCATTTATTCCCCAGGTCCTTTGGTCACGACTGCCAAGATACCTTCGTGCACCGCTGCGCCGATATTTGAATCGTAACTCCTCCcctttccaatttctcttcGCCTCTTTTCATTGTTCCATCTGTTTCTCCTCAAAGCCTATAACACCAGGCATATTACTACCTTGAAAACCTTCGTCTTCTATCAGGATATTTGTTACATAGCGCAAACTATGACGTTCTCAGATGTTATGATACATATTAGGTAGATATTTCCAAAATATCCGCAAGAGAATCACAACAAATTATACGGAGCATTGTCCAGAATTCATACACCCACCTCCGCGCCACCATTCTTCAGCAACAAGCCATCTAATCTCAGCAAACCCAAACTCATAAGTCCATTGCCAGTATTGCCACTACCAATCCTCATGGCCCATCTCCAACGAGTCACAAGCTCGTGAATCTCGGCCGATTCGGTTTCGTTATCGGATGTGACGAGTAGTTGCATCAGAAACGATGATGCTATTGCAAAGTTTGCACGAGACCCTGATATTCAATTAGCGATTGTGGACAGGAAGAGTGGTTAAAACTTACAAGAATGCCAAAAGGCATCTAAAGATCCCCTCCCAAGATTTTCTACAaattcaacaacttcttTTGCGCATTCTCTCGCCCCAGCTCGCACGGCTAGACGACTACCTATTGTTGCGTCTTCTTCTACGCTTGTTAAGTTTTCGAGAGGTCGGAGAAGAGCTCTGAATAGTGTCATGGTTGCGATGATATAGGCGAGTGAAAGTGATGGGTTTCCACTTAATTGGGCTAGACCGCGCGAATCTAAATGTTCTGTTTGACGGAGAGACATAGAAGGAGGTAATGAATCGTTCCAAGTCTTAAGCCGCGTGCGGAGTGGTCTTGCTAGTTCAAGGGACAGAGAGAAATCTTTGGATGTACGTTGTGTTGCTCGCAACGTATAATATGAATCAATAATGTCGCTGAGAATGGCGGTCAGCTCGGTTAGTAACCGAAAGTGTTCTAAATCCGGTTCTGATTCTGCGATAGGTTGATTAGGACCGGGACTTGATGGTTCAAGATCGTTGTCTTCAAGTGGgagaacatcaaaatcatccgCGTGTATATGGCTTGGCATTCCCGCGCCCAAAGACGCCCACTTATCCATGACAAAAACCCCATACCAAAGCCTTTTTCTCAAGTTCATTTCCCATACTGGTATACTACTCCAGTCACTGCACTCCTTCATCAAACCCAGAATCTGGGCAAGACTCACTGTCCATCCCACAAGACTCGTTTTCCAAGGTGTGTCGGTTGTATATCGATTTGTGGGCGCTCTTTGTAGTAACAATAGACACGCTTGTACTGTTGCAAGTCGTGGGATGTGTAGTTCTTGCTGAATGAAGAGCCAGGACAAACGAAATAGTTCATGTGATGTCGGAGGTGAATGTATAAGAGTTGTAGCAAGAAAATCATCATACAGTATGAATGGTAGGGCTGTAGCGTATATTGCCGACAACAGAGAAAATGGTAGTGTATGTAGAATCGCAGGAGAGAGTACCCCTGGTGATTGGAATATTTGGCTTTTGGATAGAATAGGAAAATAGGGGTATacaaatcgaaaaaaaagaCCTATAAGACGAAGGGCTTCTTGATCTGTGAACATGCCCCTCAGATCTGATTCAGCTTTACTGAGAATATCGTCATCTATCCTTGGCTCCCCTTTTTGCGCAAAGCTATCATCTGCTAGCATAAAGACCACAGGAGGTTCTCCTTTCTGGGTCGAAAAGTCATTTTGTGGCGAGGAGTTCTTGATTCGCCGGTAGGTtaactttgatattgtacATTCGTCGTTTTCATTATAGCGATAATGACGCAGCAGGTATGGATTTGATTCACCCATTTCTCCAACAAATCTTGCCGATTTTGTAGAACGCTGGGAATCGAGGGGCCTTATTCGTGTGTTTTGCATCATGTTCAGGTAAGGAtccaaattatatataggCGAGCCATCTTGGACGAGAATCTGCTGGTCCGGAGACGAAGTCGATTCAGTCAAGACATCATGTCCCGTCAAGCTCTGAAAGCTATGCTCGCTATATTGGCTGATAAAGCTGGGACTAAGCTGGGCCGCCGAGACATCATATTGTTGCAAAGGAGCAGTAGCTTCACAGACACACAAGTCAGCGAATCTCTCTCAAGATATGCACACGACCTTTGCATGGCTGTATAATGTGTTGTAACATACAAGTAGACGTTGTAGATCCACTGCTCTGATCACCATTGCTTGCTGCAAGATTTggccttctcttcttctttggccGATCGACAAATGTGCAGCTTCTCCCATGAGATATGCACAATTGACAAGGCGGGGCGGAAGATATCGAACATCTTACTTGACGGGCTCGACAAAAATCACAAGGTCGATACTTGCGCGACTTGTAGGATCTTGGGCCTGGTTGAATGGGATTGTTGTTCAATTGTTGAGGTAACTGTAAATCAATTGCAGCTCCGTTGAAGTATTCATTGGAAGCAAGTGAAGTTTGGAAATTATGAGGATCCATCGAGTGAAGGGGGAGGACTTTAGGAGCCAGGCCTATTGGTGGTACTAAATGACCCTTAGAAATTCCTTATCGCCTCTgataaacaataataatgaatgcAACAACAAGTCTTTGGAACATCAAATGGACCGATTCATTCCCCGCGCGGGCAGgagatatttcttttctttaatgATATATAGTAAGGGTGTTCTTCGAGATTTGCATTAGAATCTCACTCATGACTATGTCCAACCGGAATTAGTTTTGTCTTTATCCCAATATTCTGGACGTTGAATGTTGGATGGCGTTGTATCCAACGTTCCAGAATATTTCCCATCTTGTTCCTTTCCTCACATTCCCTCCCACGACGTTCATCCGAGAAGACGGCCAAGGATGCCAAAAGGAGTTGCCCGTGTTATCATCGTGCAGTTGATGCAGCGAGTGAAGTCAAATACATCCTTGTGCTTACAATGCTGGTCAGAACCATCCCTAGTCGTTTCGGAGTTTACTTTGAGAAGCGTGAGAATTATCGGATAAAAGTATCTCTTTGACGAGAGAATGGCACAGTCCGGGGAGGTCTTGGCTgcaatgaattgaaatattcaaataaatggaATGTCCTCAGCTGTTTCTAAGCTTTTTATGACGCGATTAaccttccatttctttctcttcgtcGCAGCTTTCCTCTAATCGCCGAAGATTGGGAGATCTAGTGGCCTCTATCAAGTGTTCTCGGCCCATTGTCGCCAAACATGAAGATGTTTATTATCAATCTGGATGGAATTCATGGTATTACGTTTGTTTGTCGGCTGTTTTGTACTCTTTCGGCTCATTGTACTGTGAAGTCGCAGTCCCTCTATTCAACTCCTTCGGCTTCGGCGATAGAGTTCCATCTCATTGTGCATCGCTATAGTCTATCCTAGCTATGCTGTGTCTAGACATTCGAATTTTTGCAGGATTTCTCATCAAATAGCGTTATCTCGTTCATGTGTTAGGCGACGAACGAGTGTTCGATTTTAAGACTATAACTGGGGTGATAAATAGAAGCCGTTTCTTCCGTAGGTATTCCAAATAGAATGCTGCGAGAAGTTTCTCAAAGAAGAGATGTAGAAGTCTGCATCTGAACCCAACTGAAGATTAGATATGGCGTGGGCAAGTCTCTGACAGTACGGATATACCCGACAAAGAGTCTGGATGTTAAAGTCTTGAACTGCGGAATGatcttttgaattaaaatggTGGTGTGAAAACCATTGGTGGCGAAAAAATGAAGTTGTTCTTCATCTATCCTTATAACTATCGAATCttcattatagaaaatataaaatagcGGCGTTAGTTTAGTCGCAGAGAGCTGCCATCATGTATGAACGGCTCTCCCGATTTCATATGATTTTAATGTTTCGAATAAGTTGGATATATTCAGCATAAAAAATCATGGCAAGTATGACCTTGAAGATCTAAGGATCAGTACCAATTCTGGATGCCAAGGGAAAAGGATCATGAGTGAATCCCCTTTGGAAATGGGATATCTAAGATATTAAGTATCAAAAGAATTGGTAATATTGAGCAGAGATTCATTTGTCTCAACTCATCAGGCATACACTCATTACTCATGATGTGGTGAAATAAGTCAACACTATTTGGCTAGCTGTTGGCATTGCCATACAAGATATCTGGGGGAACAATGCGATTCCAACTGTGGGAAGCAGTCGCAATACACTATATCAGACTGTTATATCTGCCTTTGAGTCGAATGCCTGCACTTCAAAACACTGAAGTAATTCCTCAATTTCCAGTACTTGTACTATTCGACCATCATCAAACTGTTGTTTCGAGGAATATTTTCCCCAGCCCGATAAGAACATTCACCCCCAACTTTTCTTATCCACCCACATAGATTTATGGGGCACACATCCAAATGAGCATACTTTGCCCGTCGGCCAACGATTCTTGGCCCAAAAGTGGTCTCATATCGTAGAGCTATTGTTCGTCAACCCACGTTGTCAACtattttcatatcatatcctgTATGTAATGGAAATCGACGTTAATTTGGATGCAATCGCAGATTCTTTGGGATTGCATCTTTCAACCAAATCATGTTTCAGTAAACAATATTTGTTGTTCACTCATTTCGCTTGTTGCCTGGGCGTGGGGGTCTGGGTTCGAAACGGTGTCGTCGACAGATTCAGTGGTATATACTTTCAACCAAAGCATGATCTgtcacatacgaccatagactgaagagaattgggcatcccgtccgctctgccatacacaagcttcagatcggtagattagtagttgggtgggtgaccaccagcgaatccctactgttgtatgttttttgGTGAGTTTTGCTATTAGTTTTGCTGCTGGCAGAAGATCGATCTCGTTTGTGATTGGGAAGAGAAGTGAATCAATCCCCATAATGAATGAAGGGTTCGTGAGATAGGCAAGCGATATGAAGTCCATCCCTGGCGTTGGAGTTTATTTGCTCCCACGTATTTCTCAAATTACTCGTCCCCTAGAAACATTCAAACCATATATGTAACCTTGGTTATTTTCTACTTTTGTGCATGACGTCTATTCCAGAGTACCGAGACGCTCCTTGTAACGAGACAAATCGTAGGTTCCTCGAGTTTATGCTACATAAAATCTACAAATACCCTAAAAATTTTGCCCGCTTCATCTCATTTACATTATGCACCTTCCCCAGATCTGCTGACCTGTTAATTCCAAAAATCTATCATTGCATCGTTACTACACTTTGAATTTACAGAGGGTATCCTTCAATACGAAAATAAGACATCCGTTAATTTCCAACAATACTATTAGGTTTTCATTGCCTTTTTAAACATGGAAGTCGAATGAATGTAGACATCCACATTCTATCATGATACTGAAATGCTACCACCACTGTTATGGCGGCTAGAGTGTGGTCTGTCACAATGCTGGGGTGCGCGGATAAGAGGCAACATTCCCCAAGAGACAGAATAAAGGCATAACAATGGCGAGCACAAGTGATTTTAACGCGCCTTAGCTTTACGTCGacaatctttttgaataagtGATCCTTTACTAATAAGTGATTAGGGATCGCATGTCGTACTGGGATGTTTAAGTTGCAAAATAAACATTCTGATATTGAGGACAAAGAAAAGATCAGACAGCAGTCCAAATACCACTGTAAATTTCATCACAGGCCCGCATATCTTCAGAATAACACTAGTATGAGAGGTGCGGTGCTTAACTCTTCTGCCTGAACAACCGCTTGTCAAAATCGTCCGTATCCAAACCCTTCGATACCGAATCTCTCACGCTTTTCCACTTCCTAGAATATACTTCAAAGCTACCATGGACCGCTGGTTTCAACGCAAAAGACTTCGCTCTCAGCGTCTCAGAGCTATCCTCACCTTCACAGGTCACCCTAGCTTTATAGGCTCTCTCCGCAAATATACTCGCGCGTGCCTGATCCCCATGCGCAATGCTGATCTGGAAGGCGTCGTAGTAGAGTCTAGGAATTAATGCGCCAGCACACCCGTCGAACTCTTGGTCGAGGACTTGAATCAACGAGTAGCAGTCCCTCAAGCTTTCTTGTGGGTTGCTTTACATGCGGAATGGATTTTCAATAGCGTAATCAAGATTCTGGATCTGTGTGCGGCGATTGTCGCTAGCTTGGAGcgagagaggggggagggcACAACAACTACAAGTACAGGAGAAACCAAAGCTTTCTTTAAGAAATGCCTGCCGCTCACTTGACGTCCCGCCATGGTCGTACGATATTGTGATCTCAGCCCCTCTTTCAATCGATCGAATTGCATGGATAGTTTCGTGCTCCTTATCGCTGTTCCAGTTATTGTGGGCATTCGGCATGCAACTGTGATTGATTAAGCACGATGTTGGGTAGACGCCGCCGATGGAAGACCCAGAGCCGCACGGAAGAGCGTTCGTCCTGAAGATACCGCTGAATGGTTTCTTCGCCGGGAAGCTGTTATGAAGAGACAGGAACTGTCGCTGTGACTCTTTGGACATGGCCTTCAACTTTGTCCCAAGGAATCCCTCTAGCTCATCACGAGGCATAGGTCCAGCCCTAAGAAGTGGCTTCTCACAAATGATTCGGGTACCTTGAGGTATGTTGAAATGGGCAACGTATGTTGAAATGGGCAACGAGACCTTTGCCTTTTCCGGGAATATCCTTAATCTCGAAAAGCGCAATTCCCAGCTCCGCGATAGGGTCAGTGCCACCAAGCAGTTGGGAGATGCTGGACGGAGTCTTAAGCTCATCTGGCTGCAACTGAGATGTTAAACATTGTTTATCGAGCACAGACACGATATCGGGGAGGCACCATCGACCTGCTCATATGGCCTGATTGATTCATGGACTTCAGTCCAGTTGTAGACGCCAAACTGATCGGCACCCTCGTGCCAACACCGGATACGAGAACCGAAGAGCTCTTGTGCAATACGTGTCACAGTGTTGATATATCTTTCTGCCTTCGTTTCTTCTGCGATAGACCCCGATACCTTTGAGCTGAAACGCAGACACTTGTGTCCCTCGAAGGGAAGCTTGGGATGTTCctgttggtacgagaaggatacggaagacctagcacccacgaatatcgtaggtcctgtatgtctaattgtattctgtctaaagagctagctacgtattgaaagtagtaagccTTATAAAGGCTTAcagaaagagctagtctctttcgcattcgcttagggctttattacagttgctatattacagtggtaattgaattgaagttattcactcCGTTCACACAGTTCCCCTGCTTTGAAGTCGATGTAATTTGGCTTTATCTCGACCTGGTTGTCATCTTTGTAATACTCTTTGATGAAGTCGATAAATCGTCCCCATTTTTGTCTGTCTACAATTCCTTTAGACAGACGAGGAACTATATCGAAACCGGCGTCAACTCCCATGGCTACACTGTGCAACTAAACTAAAAGTAATAGGTGGtgatattttatagaaaCTAGTTTGTCGATACCACACTTTTAACCCAGAAGCGATAGATGCTCAAGGCGGTTAATtgataattcaatttcatATGTTGTGTAACAGTAATATCACCAATAAGCAGAGGACACATAACGAGCGGTTGAAGTCTACCACAATGTTTGTGCCTAAAGTGTAAATGATGTAATTCCTCACTCTTCAAGTTGAGTAAAATCCTTGCTCTATTCCAGACATGGTAGCGACGCCGTTGGATGACCCCGCGCTAATCATTGTTTTCCCACACTGGCCCTGAAGAGTAAAAGCGTGCTGAGCTACAGGCCAATTTTGATCGAGCTGCTGGTCCATACTCTGAGTTCCATGAAGACGGAACGGGTATGCATATTTCCCTCTGTATGAAAACTCAACGAAGATTAACACTCACTGTATTGTATAGCAACAGGTGTCGAAGCCAGCATGAGCTTGCCCCAAACAAGAATCAGTTTAGAAACTCTATTATAACATCGCATAACagtctcctcttctcttaATACATCTGCGTCAATGGAGCTTTCCACGATGTTAGCTCAATCTCATTCTCGGCAATCTGTGCACTAGCTTGCATTACCAGAGCACTTGGTGGCTTGTGGGCATTGCTCATCCGCATCATCTTGTTCGTTAGCTCTGACACCTTAGGTTCTATACTCTAGTACTTTCACCTACGTCTCGCCGTCTCTGCATTATCTTCCTCCAGCTTGGGCAGACTATTCTCATTCTCCCCATCACGTTTTCCCTTGCTTTTGATTGtttaaataaacttttataGCACACTTTACTCGTACAGGCTTAAACTCCTTATAATATGTAACATTTGTGATCCCTGGCACCAACATTCTTATTGATTATCGAATCTTGACTTTGTTGTTAATCATATTCAGGAAATAATCTGGTTCTTCCACAGAATACTGTTAATAGAGGATATCTGGATCCAAATACATATAACACATAGTACTCCTGCCTCACTGCTACTCGTATTCAAACCTTCCATCTAGCATCTGGCACCTGGCACCTGACAACTACCATCATCCTCCCTCAACTCCCCCCTTCAAACCCCACCCCCTCCTTCAAACCCCAGCGAACACACACTTTTACACTTTTACACCTCCATCATCCTTAATCCCTCCCCAAATCTAGAAGAATACTATACAAACGATCCACACGATGCATTTAACACCCCCTTTCTTCCCATCTCGTACCTCTCTCATACCTTAATTACCCATCATtatcttcatatatatacttgtAAATATACACGTCGTTATACCCATCCTCACACCAGCATCTTCAATACCACTCTCATccccatcttcatttccagTCACAATCCCacattccaaattccaattccaaaccAAGCTAATCACCCACCCCATCCAAACAAACCTCAAGTACAAACGCATCCAATTACAAAAGATAAGGTCAACACTCGTACTATATATGTAGAGAAGCGTATTCACCCGAGACCTCGGAAGTTGCTATGACCTCATCGAAAAGAGATCCCAATTCAAAAGGATGGAAGgctaaaaaaaaacaaatccaaaagGCAAAATTATTcatcaatacaatcaaaaGGCGAATAAAGACATTAACGCATATTGAAAAACTTTGATTCCAATTAAATTCGTCCACGCAAGTAGACACTCgccatcatatcatctatCCACCACCCTGAAAATAGTCTATTAATTCGCATTGCAATTGCAATCGCATTCATCGTATATCAGATCATTAAAATCATATCCTCTACTCTTATTCTGAGAAGATCATAGCAAGCCTCCGTTAAAAAAAACCAGAAGAACCAAAACAATGCCagatatatgtgtgtatgcatGCAAGCCAGGTATTCCCAAAACGCCTTAATGCTTAGCGGTGACCTTTTCACCCGTCAATTTCTCGACGTAAGCTTTTGCCCTGTTGATTGTGTCAGTATTTGTTATATTTGGATAGATGTTGAGGAGTAGTGAAGGGATGATGGGAGGGAAGAAAACTTACATATCACCCATAGCAACCATACAAATAGTTTGCCAAACGCCCAACCCAATTCTAGGAACAACGCCACGATACAAGCCCGAAATTCCGTTCTGACTATAAATATACTTGAGAGTATTGCCAACCGTCATCTTAGCAGGGCGGTTAGGATCAACCGTCTTACTCTGCATCTCGACACGAATAACTTCGATAGGTTGATTCCAAGCACTCAATCCACCACCCAATCCACTTGCCAAAATCTTCTCCCAAGCATTcaactttccattctcacCCTTGCCAGTCACTTTTCGGATACCGCTTTCTGCCAATCGACTCAATCCGAATCTACTTCCCCAGTTGGTCATTTGACGAATGGCGACGGCGTTGACTCCTTTGTTGATTCCCTTGATACCTTCCTTGCGGTAGATGTTCATGAAAGTGGTCATGGTACCGTCAGGTTTGACACCAGCCTTTGCCATGTTGGTCTTGGTAATTTCGACAGTCTTCATGCAGGTGCAGAATCCCATGGTAGCATATGCTTGAGCAACACCTCCAATAACACCTCCACTGATACCAGCGGTGAAATCACCAGCGCCGAAGGAACGAGCGTACCATTCGGCTTCGGAAGCGACGAAGAGGAGCACGGCACCTTTGGTGGAGGCTTCGATCCAGGCCCATGGAATGAGTCCTTGGTAGACTGTAGCGGGGTTATCATTAGCTGTTATTCTGGCAGATTTGGAGTATATAGGAAAATGCATAAATCGAATCGTAGAATGGGATCGACttggaaatcaagaaaatcattgagagaaagaaaaaaacgcACATCCAAGAACACCACCTCTCCCCCAAATTCTACCCAGAGCACCCGCAAAAGTATCCCCTCTATTAGCAGCCATAGTAGTCTTTGTAACCTCCAACGGTTGGCCCAAAGTGGTTACCTCGAACAAGTTCAAACTAGCACCCAAAAGTAAGTTTGAGAACTTGACGGGCTTCTTCTCTGGGACGGCGGGTTTGCCGACGATGGGCATATTGGCGGCGACAGCGGACATGATAAGGTTGATGGTGTTTGTATTGGGGCCCTGACCAAGGGAATAGGTTGCTTCTTCGCAAAGGAAAGGGTGGTGAGAATGAgggttgttgttgttgttgttgttggatGAAAAGTACCTAAGTAAGGGaagatgtgatggatggaaggaaaagggaatgagagggaggggagagatATGTGTTTGTTGAAAGGAGAGCTTAGCTGATCTGCCACAGTATTCGCGAAAGATAGGAAGCTAATGAAAGACCAGGTGGACCCTAATTTTTTGGAGCGGTGGTCGGTATGGGGCCCCGATAAGATAcagggggggggaggggggcaTGTGGGAATTTGTTGACAATGCTGAAAACTTCTTGTTTGGAGTGAAGGTGCAGAcagcaagaaaagaaaaaggttaCCCAAGTTCACCCAGCAggagattatataaaaattacttTAAAGAAACCACTCGATGAATTACACAAGTACTGTGCTGTTGGAATCGCCAAAGTCTTCATTGCTTACCACCacattctttccttcaagaaaatgaatcGGGGCCAGCAGAATGTcattcaccaccaccaccagcaccaccaccagcacGAGCAAGTTAAACTTTCTCCGTCTCTATCAAATCATTCAGCACTCCTACTCGGGTCCAACTTTCctgatacatacatatactcAATCATTGTCCACCTAACAAGCTGACAACCTTATTTCTTGTCGACACAGGGTCTACTGCTATTTAAAGTCTGCTAGATACTCTTTGGGCGACCctaaagaaaaagaatggaacAACCTTGGAAGCCTCGGCCATTTGTTGAGAAGTTCAAGCTCAACGAATTGCATGTGTTGTTGATTCATTGGGGAAGTCCGGTCCGA
It encodes:
- the Bcyhm2 gene encoding Bcyhm2 gives rise to the protein MSAVAANMPIVGKPAVPEKKPVKFSNLLLGASLNLFEVTTLGQPLEVTKTTMAANRGDTFAGALGRIWGRGGVLGFYQGLIPWAWIEASTKGAVLLFVASEAEWYARSFGAGDFTAGISGGVIGGVAQAYATMGFCTCMKTVEITKTNMAKAGVKPDGTMTTFMNIYRKEGIKGINKGVNAVAIRQMTNWGSRFGLSRLAESGIRKVTGKGENGKLNAWEKILASGLGGGLSAWNQPIEVIRVEMQSKTVDPNRPAKMTVGNTLKYIYSQNGISGLYRGVVPRIGLGVWQTICMVAMGDMAKAYVEKLTGEKVTAKH